From Bicyclus anynana chromosome 18, ilBicAnyn1.1, whole genome shotgun sequence, a single genomic window includes:
- the LOC112055066 gene encoding isochorismatase domain-containing protein 1 isoform X1 — translation MARNILKLGALEAQKTAFLLCDVQETFRPHIKHFTEVVKVANKMLEAAKHFNIPVYVSEQYPKGLGHTTNDVKLDGAALVYEKTRFSMFTPELKERLKKDVPNLGSVVLFGIEAHVCIEQTVIDLLNEDIAVHVLADGVSSRSLMDRGLALQRMQSLGCFITTSENVIFKLLRDKQHPAFKQVSKLVKEPTSETLGADLLAKL, via the exons ATGGCTCGCAACATATTAAAACTTGGTGCTCTCGAAGCTCAGAAGACTGCGTTTCTACTTTGCGATGTCCAAGAAACATTCAGACcgcatataaaacattttacagAGGTTGTTAAAGTTGCTAATAAAATG TTAGAAGCTGCAAAACACTTCAACATACCAGTGTATGTGTCGGAACAGTATCCCAAAGGCTTGGGACACACTACAAATGACGTCAAACTTGACGGAGCTGCACTGGTGTATGAGAAGACAAGGTTCTCGATGTTCACTCCTGAGCTGAAAGAGAGATTGAAGAAGGATGTACCCAATTTGGGTTCAGTTGTGCTTTTTGGTATTGag GCCCATGTTTGCATAGAACAAACTGTGATAGACTTGCTGAATGAGGACATAGCTGTACATGTCTTGGCTGACGGAGTATCCTCAAGGTCCCTGATGGACAGGGGACTGGCTTTGCAG CGCATGCAATCACTGGGATGTTTTATAACCACATCAGAGAATGTGATATTCAAGCTGCTGCGAGACAAGCAGCACCCAGCGTTCAAGCAGGTGTCCAAGCTAGTCAAAGAGCCCACTAGTGAAACTTTAGGCGCGGACTTGTTGGCTAAACTCTAA